GAAGCGCACCTCCGGGGCCTCGCTGGTCTCCCAGGCCTGGCGGTCATGCTCGCTGTCGCGGGTGATCCAGCCCACTCGGCGAAGCCCCTTGTCGCCCCAGGCCACGGGGCATTCTCCGAAGGCCTCGGCCATGCCCTGCATCAGTGCCCGGGTGTCTGGTGGTACGGGCCGGCCGGGCAGGGGAGACATCTCGGCGAAGCGGCCCGCCAGTAGGCGGTAGCTCGAGGGGTGCACCAGGGTGCAGAACAGGTCGAGGCGCCGGAACGGGTGCCGGAGCCGGCAGGTCAACGTCTGGCGAAGGCCGAAGCGAAGGGTGCAACCGCTGCCCCGGTAGGCCGGAAGGAGGCCCGCTTCGGAGCGCAGGATGAGCTGTTGCCGCCCGAGCACGCGCTTCTCGTACAGGTGTACCCCGCAGTAGCCGATCAGCGTGCCGCTGGCGTCGCGCAGCAGCTGCAGGCGCGTGCGTCGCGCTGGCGGCGTCAGCACCTCGGCCATGAGCTCCGCCCGACTGACGCCGATGAAGATCTGGTCACTCAGCGCCTTGAGCTCATCGGCGAGCTCCTCTCGTGCCGTCTCGTCGAGGGTCGCGGGGTTCATGACTTCCAGCCTGCACTCGCCGCTCATGGCCGCGCCTCGCCCGGGTGTCTGATTTCAAGCTAGCACCCATGGCGCACCACGGCACTCGCTCTTCGGCACTCACACCACGGCACTCACTTCACGGTACTCACAACACACATCAGGCCTCACATGCTGGCACCCTATTGGCGGTCGGGCGGCGACCGGGCCTGTCAGGGCGGCTACGCTGTAGTGTGATGTGAGGCGGGCATGTCATCTGCAGGCGAGCCGGGGGAGGGAAGATGCACATTCGCGAGGCTACCCGAGCTCAGCGCTTCTATCACCGGCGCGGCTTCCATGACGTCGCCTCGCTACCGGTGGTGAGCTACCCCGGCGGACACGGCGGCGCTTGTCTCCTATAGCCGAGCGCAGGCAGTGTTCCGGCCGCGCCCAAGAGCCATCCAAGCGAGATAATGACATGGACGTGCAACGCCACCAGCTGGAGAAGGCCGCCAAGGCCGGTGTGATCCGCGAGGAGCAGGCCGGGCCGCTCTGGGAGTTCCTCCTCGCGCAGGGGGAGGACACCCCGCGACTTCGCTTCACCCACATCCTCTATTACCTCGGTGGCCTGATCGCCATCGGCGCCATGAGCCTGTTCATGACACTGGGCTGGGAGCGCTTCGGCGGTGCCGGGCTGGTCGCGATCGCGCTGCTCTACGCCGTGGCCGGGCTTTGGCTCACCGAATCCTTCCTGCGTCGCCAGCTGCCGATTCCCGCCGGACTCGCCGCGGCCTTCGTGGTGGTGCTCACGCCGCTCGCCATTTACGGGCTTCAGGTCATGTTGGGCTGGTGGGCCGAGGGGCACGTCTATCGCGAGTATCACACCCACATCGACTGGCGCTGGCTGGTGATGGAGCTCGGCACCCTCGCCAGCGGCGCGGCGATGCTGTGGCGCTATCGCCTGCCCTTCCTGGTGATGCCCGTGGCGGTGACCCTCTGGTACCTGAGCATGGACCTGGCGCCCTTGCTGTTCGACGAGGACGGACTGACCTGGGCGCTGCGTCATCGGGTCTCGCTGTGGGTGGGGCTCGCCATCGTGGTGCTGGCCGTCTGGATCGACCTGCGGAGCCGTCTG
The genomic region above belongs to Halomonas sp. YLGW01 and contains:
- a CDS encoding DUF2157 domain-containing protein, translating into MDVQRHQLEKAAKAGVIREEQAGPLWEFLLAQGEDTPRLRFTHILYYLGGLIAIGAMSLFMTLGWERFGGAGLVAIALLYAVAGLWLTESFLRRQLPIPAGLAAAFVVVLTPLAIYGLQVMLGWWAEGHVYREYHTHIDWRWLVMELGTLASGAAMLWRYRLPFLVMPVAVTLWYLSMDLAPLLFDEDGLTWALRHRVSLWVGLAIVVLAVWIDLRSRLAQVARGDARSEAKGGARDDAKGDFKDDSNDYAFWLYLFGVAAFWGGLSLHSSESEWQRVGYLCINLVMIVVGAVLLRRVFVVFGGLGTAGYLGHLAYDVFEDSLLFPIALTLIGLGVIWLGILWQRHEAALTERLYAALPPSLRALIDRRPA